The Rhodoflexus caldus genome includes a window with the following:
- a CDS encoding sigma-54-dependent transcriptional regulator produces MPKVLIIDDEKSIRYSLREILEYEKYEVDEAKDGEEGLEKLKAQDFDICLCDIKMPKMDGIEVLEKAMELGKNTQFIMISAHGSIETAVEATKKGAYDFISKPPDLNRLLVTLRNALDKSSLVEETRVLRKKIINKGSQMIGESEALRHVKEMIAKVAPTDARVLITGSNGSGKELVAKAIHALSNRAEGPLVEVNCAAIPSELIESELFGHEKGSFTSAVKQRIGKFELANGGTLFLDEIGDMSLSAQAKVLRALQENKISRVGGDKEIKVNVRVLAATNKDLKEEIKQGRFREDLYHRLSVIVIHVPPLKDRKEDIPLLAEHFLQDIADDYGAAKKTITPEAMEVLKSYEWTGNIRELRNVIERLVIMSGTEITADDVRKYV; encoded by the coding sequence ATGCCAAAGGTTCTGATTATTGACGATGAAAAAAGCATCCGCTATTCGCTGCGGGAGATTCTGGAATATGAAAAATATGAGGTAGATGAAGCCAAAGACGGTGAAGAAGGGCTGGAAAAGCTCAAAGCCCAAGATTTTGACATCTGCCTTTGCGATATAAAAATGCCTAAAATGGATGGTATTGAGGTGCTGGAAAAAGCAATGGAATTAGGCAAGAATACACAATTTATCATGATTTCGGCACACGGCTCTATTGAAACCGCCGTGGAGGCTACCAAAAAAGGTGCTTACGATTTTATTTCCAAACCGCCCGATTTGAACCGTCTGTTGGTAACGCTCCGCAATGCGTTGGATAAATCTTCGCTGGTAGAGGAAACCCGCGTATTGCGCAAAAAAATTATCAATAAAGGCAGCCAGATGATTGGAGAGTCGGAGGCGCTGCGCCATGTGAAAGAGATGATTGCCAAAGTAGCACCTACCGATGCCCGCGTACTGATTACAGGCTCCAACGGTTCGGGCAAAGAATTGGTTGCAAAGGCCATACATGCCCTCAGCAACCGCGCCGAAGGCCCGCTGGTAGAGGTAAACTGCGCCGCCATTCCATCAGAACTGATTGAAAGTGAGTTGTTTGGCCACGAAAAAGGCTCTTTTACTTCTGCCGTGAAGCAACGCATCGGCAAGTTTGAATTGGCCAACGGCGGCACGCTGTTCCTTGACGAAATCGGCGATATGAGCCTTTCGGCACAGGCAAAAGTGCTGCGCGCTTTGCAGGAAAACAAAATATCCCGTGTCGGTGGCGACAAGGAAATCAAAGTGAACGTGCGGGTGCTGGCCGCAACCAACAAAGATTTGAAAGAGGAAATTAAACAGGGGCGTTTCCGTGAAGACTTGTACCATCGCCTCAGCGTAATTGTGATTCACGTGCCGCCGCTGAAAGACCGCAAGGAGGACATCCCCTTGCTGGCCGAGCACTTTTTGCAGGACATCGCCGATGACTACGGCGCAGCCAAAAAGACCATCACTCCCGAAGCAATGGAAGTTCTTAAAAGCTACGAATGGACGGGCAACATCCGCGAATTGCGCAACGTGATTGAACGCTTGGTAATTATGAGCGGCACAGAAATTACGGCAGATGATGTGCGCAAGTATGTGTAG
- a CDS encoding DUF2480 family protein, producing MEITSPSNDIIINRVANSGLITIDLEDFYHPGERVVYDLKQNLFEELLLREKDFREFLKTHDWTQYAGKNVAVTCTADAIVPSWAYMLLAVHLAPHAHMVVFGTLDDLEDALFRDALAAINPEDYREAKVVVKGCSKYPVPLSAYVEISRKLQPVVASLMYGEPCSTVPIYKRKKS from the coding sequence ATGGAGATAACAAGCCCTTCAAACGATATTATCATCAACCGCGTAGCCAACAGCGGCCTGATTACCATAGATTTAGAAGATTTCTACCACCCGGGCGAGCGCGTTGTATATGACCTAAAGCAGAATCTGTTTGAGGAGTTGCTGCTGCGCGAAAAAGACTTTCGCGAGTTCCTGAAAACGCACGACTGGACGCAATATGCGGGCAAAAATGTAGCCGTAACCTGTACGGCAGATGCCATCGTACCCTCGTGGGCTTACATGCTGCTGGCGGTACACTTGGCACCACATGCGCACATGGTGGTTTTTGGAACACTTGATGACTTAGAAGATGCGCTTTTCCGCGATGCACTGGCAGCCATCAACCCCGAGGACTACCGCGAGGCCAAAGTAGTGGTGAAAGGATGCAGCAAATATCCCGTGCCGCTTTCCGCCTATGTAGAAATTAGCCGCAAGTTGCAGCCCGTTGTTGCCTCATTGATGTACGGCGAACCATGCAGCACCGTGCCCATCTACAAACGCAAAAAATCGTAA
- a CDS encoding WD40/YVTN/BNR-like repeat-containing protein has product MKTLHYYLRLLMLLLIAGGSLNVWAQRSNRSAEAATTAAGYSLPEKFVYWRSIGPFRGGRSCAVTGVNGQPNLFYMGATGGGVWKTTDGGNSWTNISDGFFGGSIGAIAVAESDPNVIYVGGGEKTVRGNVSHGYGMWKSMDAGKTWQSIGLEDSRHIGRIRVHPKNPDLVYVAVMGHLFGPHEQRGVYRSKDGGKTWERILFANNQAGAVDLILDPNNPRVIYASTWRVIRTPYSLESGGEGSALWKSTDGGDTWKNISGSKGLPKGTLGIIGVTVSPKNSNRVWALIEAADGGVFRSDDGGETWMKTNEDRALRQRAWYYTRIYADTQNEDMVYVLNVSYHRSKDGGRTFQSFNAPHGDHHDLWISSVNNQSMIIGDDGGAQVSQDGGTNWTTYHNQPTAQFYRVVTDNHFPYRIYVAQQDNSTLRIAHRSFGNGGITEKDWEETAGGESGHIAVNPQNNDIVFGGSYGGFLERLDHSTGESRNVNVYPENPMGSGAEGMKYRFQWNFPIFYSPHDPNTLYAAGNHLFKTTNEGQSWQMISPDLTRNVADRMKASGGPITKDNTGVEYYCTIFAACESPYEKDLLWAGSDDGLIHLSRDGGKNWENVTPPASIMPEWMMINSIEPHPFVKGGAYVAGTRYKMDDFQPYLFVTTDYGKTWKKITNGIKKDHFTRVLRADPVRKGLLFAGTESGIYISFDDGANWQSLQFNLPIVPITDLTIKDGDLIAATQGRSLWLIDDLTPLRNWQPATAQKSFELYQPRPAYRVGGGNGGRDPKLHGENLNSGVMVQFFLKNAPDSANVVTLEFMDKDQKLIKRYASNAKERREQLEAQAGGNRFFWNMRYPDAEGFDGLILWGGGLQGPLAVPGNYFVKLKVGKDSAVQAFEIRKDPRSKATQEDLQAQFTFLTEVRDKLTETHKAIKNIRAMREQLNAYTKRLDRTKDKDLLDQIGRTQKQMTEIEEALYQTKNRSGQDPLNFPIRLNNKLSDLAGVVGSGNFRPTDQAITVKNDITAKIDAELAKLKAIFSNELPKLNEAIKAKNLDAIVLP; this is encoded by the coding sequence ATGAAAACACTACATTACTACCTGAGGCTGCTCATGCTTCTGCTGATAGCAGGCGGCAGCTTGAATGTTTGGGCACAGCGCAGCAACCGTTCCGCAGAAGCGGCAACAACAGCCGCCGGCTACTCTCTGCCCGAAAAATTTGTTTACTGGCGCAGTATCGGGCCTTTTCGCGGTGGGCGCTCCTGCGCCGTAACGGGTGTAAACGGCCAGCCGAATTTGTTTTACATGGGTGCTACCGGCGGCGGCGTATGGAAAACCACTGACGGCGGCAACAGTTGGACAAACATTTCCGACGGATTTTTTGGCGGCTCTATCGGTGCTATTGCGGTGGCAGAATCTGACCCGAACGTGATTTACGTAGGCGGTGGCGAAAAAACCGTGCGCGGCAACGTATCTCACGGCTACGGCATGTGGAAAAGCATGGACGCAGGCAAAACATGGCAGTCCATCGGCTTGGAAGACAGCCGACACATCGGGCGAATCCGCGTACATCCTAAAAACCCCGATTTGGTGTATGTGGCAGTGATGGGGCATCTGTTCGGCCCGCATGAGCAGCGCGGCGTTTACCGCAGCAAAGACGGCGGCAAAACGTGGGAGCGCATCCTGTTTGCCAACAATCAGGCAGGCGCGGTGGACTTGATTTTAGACCCTAACAATCCGCGAGTGATTTACGCCAGCACATGGCGCGTAATCCGCACACCTTACAGCTTAGAAAGCGGCGGCGAAGGCTCTGCCCTCTGGAAAAGCACTGACGGCGGCGATACTTGGAAAAATATTTCGGGCAGTAAAGGCCTGCCCAAAGGCACACTGGGCATTATCGGGGTTACGGTTTCTCCGAAAAACTCCAACCGCGTATGGGCGCTCATAGAGGCAGCCGACGGTGGTGTTTTCCGCTCCGACGACGGCGGCGAAACATGGATGAAAACCAATGAAGACCGTGCCCTGCGCCAGCGTGCATGGTACTATACCCGCATTTATGCCGATACGCAAAACGAAGACATGGTATATGTGCTGAACGTGAGCTATCACCGCAGCAAAGACGGCGGACGCACCTTCCAATCGTTCAACGCTCCCCACGGCGACCACCACGACCTCTGGATTTCATCTGTCAATAACCAAAGCATGATTATTGGCGATGATGGCGGCGCACAGGTGAGCCAAGACGGCGGCACCAACTGGACGACCTACCACAACCAACCGACTGCACAGTTCTACCGCGTTGTAACCGATAACCACTTCCCTTACCGCATCTATGTTGCACAGCAGGACAACTCTACGCTGCGCATTGCGCATCGCAGCTTTGGCAACGGCGGCATCACCGAAAAAGACTGGGAAGAAACCGCAGGCGGCGAAAGCGGACACATTGCCGTTAATCCGCAAAACAATGACATCGTGTTTGGCGGCTCTTATGGCGGCTTTTTGGAGCGCTTAGACCACAGCACGGGCGAATCGCGCAATGTGAACGTGTACCCCGAAAACCCCATGGGCAGCGGCGCAGAAGGCATGAAATACCGCTTCCAGTGGAACTTCCCGATTTTCTACTCCCCGCATGACCCCAATACGCTCTATGCGGCAGGCAACCACCTGTTCAAAACCACTAACGAAGGTCAAAGTTGGCAGATGATTAGTCCTGACCTGACACGCAACGTAGCCGACCGAATGAAGGCATCAGGCGGGCCTATCACCAAAGACAACACAGGCGTAGAATACTACTGCACCATCTTTGCCGCCTGTGAGTCGCCTTATGAAAAAGACCTGCTCTGGGCAGGCAGCGACGACGGCCTGATTCACCTCAGCCGCGACGGTGGCAAAAACTGGGAAAACGTAACGCCCCCCGCCTCCATTATGCCCGAATGGATGATGATTAATAGCATTGAGCCGCACCCTTTTGTGAAAGGCGGTGCTTATGTGGCAGGCACGCGCTACAAAATGGATGACTTTCAGCCCTACCTGTTCGTAACCACCGACTACGGTAAAACCTGGAAAAAAATTACCAACGGCATCAAAAAAGACCACTTCACCCGCGTGCTGCGTGCCGACCCCGTGCGCAAGGGCTTGCTCTTTGCCGGAACGGAAAGCGGCATCTACATTTCTTTTGATGACGGCGCCAACTGGCAAAGTCTGCAATTCAACCTGCCCATCGTACCCATTACCGACCTGACCATCAAAGACGGCGACCTGATTGCAGCTACGCAAGGCCGCAGCCTCTGGCTCATTGACGACCTGACACCACTCCGCAACTGGCAACCTGCCACTGCCCAAAAATCGTTTGAGTTGTATCAGCCGCGCCCTGCCTACCGCGTAGGTGGCGGCAACGGCGGCAGAGACCCCAAACTGCACGGCGAAAACCTGAACAGCGGCGTCATGGTGCAGTTTTTCCTGAAAAATGCGCCCGATTCGGCCAATGTGGTAACGCTGGAATTTATGGACAAAGACCAAAAACTGATTAAGCGCTATGCAAGCAATGCCAAAGAACGCCGCGAGCAATTAGAGGCACAAGCAGGCGGCAACCGTTTCTTCTGGAACATGCGCTACCCCGATGCCGAAGGTTTTGACGGGCTGATTTTGTGGGGTGGCGGCTTGCAAGGGCCGCTGGCTGTCCCCGGCAACTACTTTGTCAAACTGAAAGTCGGTAAAGATTCTGCCGTGCAGGCGTTTGAAATCCGCAAAGACCCGCGCTCCAAAGCCACACAGGAAGATTTGCAGGCACAGTTTACTTTCCTCACCGAAGTGCGCGACAAACTGACCGAAACGCACAAAGCCATTAAGAACATCCGCGCCATGCGTGAGCAACTCAATGCCTACACCAAACGCTTAGACAGAACCAAAGACAAAGATTTGCTTGACCAAATCGGCCGCACACAGAAGCAAATGACCGAAATAGAGGAAGCTCTTTATCAAACCAAAAACCGCAGCGGACAAGACCCGCTCAACTTCCCGATTCGCCTCAATAACAAACTGAGCGATTTGGCAGGGGTAGTAGGTTCGGGCAACTTCCGCCCCACCGACCAAGCGATAACGGTTAAAAATGACATCACAGCCAAAATTGATGCGGAACTGGCAAAACTGAAAGCCATTTTCAGCAATGAGTTGCCTAAGCTCAATGAGGCCATCAAAGCGAAAAATCTGGATGCCATTGTGCTGCCGTAA
- a CDS encoding DUF2490 domain-containing protein — MRVRTILVVGLLIMYRIAYAQNLTFYGFLPTINQTGRICPKWNYNFFASTTIDAFYENIGGVEYPATDLQLYIQPSIVYLLSSNVQLAGSYTYQRNNPFNENFVNEHRLWQQVFFSLPASKSRITNRLRLEERFTEDKQTGLYPFSTRTRYQIGFNLPLQGRNLDKHEFYLIAYNEFFLSLTGAKIAAYSEDWAYAGLGYETGKMGRIELGYMLQTLVRNRHKDLRFLNLAQIIWITNFNFHGKKD; from the coding sequence ATGAGAGTCAGAACGATATTGGTAGTTGGGTTGCTGATAATGTATCGTATCGCCTACGCTCAAAATCTTACTTTCTATGGCTTTCTTCCTACCATCAACCAAACAGGCAGGATATGTCCAAAATGGAATTACAATTTTTTTGCTTCAACAACAATTGATGCCTTTTACGAAAATATAGGTGGTGTTGAATATCCTGCTACCGATTTACAACTCTATATACAGCCGAGCATTGTTTACTTATTATCGTCTAACGTACAACTTGCGGGAAGCTATACCTATCAACGCAATAATCCTTTCAATGAAAATTTTGTGAATGAACATCGGCTTTGGCAACAAGTATTTTTTTCTCTGCCTGCCTCAAAAAGCAGAATAACCAATAGATTGCGATTAGAAGAGAGGTTTACAGAAGACAAGCAGACAGGCTTATATCCTTTTTCTACTCGTACCAGATACCAAATAGGCTTTAATTTGCCGCTGCAAGGGCGCAATTTGGATAAACATGAATTTTATCTGATTGCATACAATGAATTTTTTCTTAGTCTGACAGGGGCAAAAATTGCTGCGTACAGTGAAGATTGGGCTTATGCAGGATTAGGCTATGAGACAGGTAAAATGGGGCGCATAGAATTGGGCTACATGTTGCAAACTTTGGTGCGAAACCGCCACAAAGACCTCAGGTTCTTAAACCTTGCTCAAATCATTTGGATTACTAACTTTAATTTCCACGGAAAGAAAGACTGA
- a CDS encoding VCBS repeat-containing protein, whose amino-acid sequence MNLIYRWSAYAALIWVLTACNRYDKQFTAVPAGDSGIRFSNRITETDTMNILDFEYIYNGGGVAIADFNNDGLQDVYFTGNMVANQLYLNKGEWQFEDITDRAGVAAADRWSSGVAVVDINTDGLPDLYVCATAHPEPAKRANQLFVNQGIKDGVPVFREMAAEYGIADTTHTTNAAFFDYDNDGDLDLYILVNEMSQTTYPNKYRKKITDGSAAITDRLYRNDYDSALGHARFTDVSKQAGITIEGFGLGVNICDINRDGWKDIYITNDYLTNDIFYINNRNGTFTDHAPEMFMHTCYSAMGNEVADMNNDGLADIVALDMLPEDNRRKKQMLAPANYYHYINNDQFGYQYQFVRNTLQLNRGNRPGTSLPVFSDISMLAGIAETDWSWTPLVADFDGDGLRDLIVTNGFPKDITDRDFAAYRAAMAIYAPKDMLLEEIPRVKLKNYAFRNKGNGLFEKVMEEWGIEQPSFSNGAAYADLDNDGDLDYIVNNIDDSAHVYRNNLTEQKRTDRNYLRIRFKGTDRNPMGVGTIVELRYGNGEKQIHENSLYRGYLSTMENVAHFGLGAAQKVDEVRIIWPDGKTEILKYVSVNQVIMAEYAKAGAPIAPADTAVEQPLFQALGGDEAIQYRHDELDYVDFNLQKLLPHKLSQYGPALAVADANGDGLEDLFIGGSNQRKGRFFIQKPDGKFQMQDLIADADSSAKIYEDMGVLFFDADSDGDDDLYIASGSNEQPQGTGAYRDRFYLNEKGRFILQPQAIPELLVSKSCVKAADFDSDGDLDLFVGGRNFPQFYPKPVSSFLLRNDTQSGVVKFTDVTAQAAPELIDIGMICDALWTDFDNDGDHDLLLAGEWMPLTLFRNDKGKLTRQSGNGLDQLTGWWNSLAGADFDNDGDIDYIAGNFGLNSLFRPTAERPVRLYSADFDKNGSYDAIPTAYFPDDAGVLREFPFFGRDDMMKQMISIKARFTSYKAFASAGMAESLGADTLKMATVHTANFLASAYVENKGNGQFETRQLPLEAQYSPVFGILADDVDDDGNLDVLLVGNDYGTEVMTGRQDASYGLLLKGKGNGEFEAANFAQSGWFVPEDAKALVQISGANGQPLYVASRNRNTLLTFRSRVNRRKEVPPARAHAALLTLANGKTRRHELYIGSSFLSQSSRSVWQGASVKKINFLPQQQ is encoded by the coding sequence ATGAACCTGATTTACAGATGGTCGGCTTATGCCGCTCTTATATGGGTATTGACGGCTTGCAACCGCTACGACAAACAGTTTACGGCTGTTCCTGCGGGAGATTCGGGCATCCGTTTTTCCAACCGAATTACGGAAACCGACACCATGAACATCCTGGACTTTGAATACATCTACAACGGCGGCGGCGTTGCCATTGCCGATTTCAACAACGACGGTTTGCAGGATGTGTACTTTACGGGCAATATGGTGGCCAATCAGTTGTACCTGAACAAAGGCGAATGGCAGTTTGAAGACATCACCGACCGCGCGGGCGTAGCGGCTGCCGACCGCTGGTCATCGGGTGTGGCTGTGGTAGATATCAACACCGATGGACTGCCCGATTTGTACGTATGCGCAACCGCACACCCCGAACCTGCCAAGAGAGCTAATCAACTGTTTGTAAATCAAGGCATTAAAGACGGCGTACCCGTTTTCAGGGAAATGGCTGCCGAATATGGTATTGCTGATACCACACATACTACCAACGCTGCTTTTTTTGATTACGATAACGATGGTGATTTAGACCTGTATATTCTGGTCAATGAGATGTCGCAAACCACTTACCCCAACAAGTACCGCAAAAAAATTACCGACGGCAGCGCTGCTATTACCGACCGGCTCTACCGCAACGACTACGACAGTGCGCTCGGCCATGCCCGCTTCACCGATGTATCCAAACAGGCAGGCATTACCATTGAGGGTTTTGGCTTGGGTGTCAATATTTGCGACATCAACCGCGACGGCTGGAAGGATATTTACATCACCAACGACTACCTGACCAACGACATTTTTTACATCAACAACCGCAACGGTACGTTTACCGACCATGCACCCGAAATGTTTATGCACACCTGCTACTCGGCCATGGGCAACGAAGTGGCCGACATGAACAATGACGGTCTTGCCGATATTGTTGCGCTGGATATGCTGCCCGAAGACAACCGGCGAAAAAAGCAGATGCTTGCGCCTGCCAATTATTATCACTACATCAACAATGACCAATTCGGCTATCAGTACCAGTTTGTGCGCAATACGCTGCAACTGAATCGCGGCAACAGGCCGGGTACCTCGCTGCCCGTTTTCTCTGATATCTCCATGCTGGCGGGCATTGCGGAAACCGATTGGAGTTGGACGCCGTTGGTGGCAGATTTTGACGGCGACGGCCTCCGCGACCTAATAGTTACCAACGGTTTCCCGAAAGACATCACCGACCGCGACTTTGCCGCCTACCGCGCAGCAATGGCCATTTATGCGCCCAAAGACATGTTGCTGGAAGAAATTCCGCGCGTGAAACTGAAAAACTATGCTTTCCGCAATAAAGGCAACGGCCTGTTTGAAAAAGTGATGGAAGAGTGGGGAATAGAGCAGCCGAGCTTTTCCAACGGTGCAGCCTATGCCGACTTGGACAACGACGGCGATTTGGATTACATTGTCAATAATATTGATGATTCTGCCCATGTGTACCGCAATAACCTGACCGAGCAGAAACGCACCGACCGCAATTATCTCCGCATCCGCTTTAAAGGCACGGATAGAAATCCGATGGGTGTGGGAACCATTGTTGAGTTGCGCTATGGCAACGGCGAAAAGCAAATACATGAAAACAGCCTGTATCGCGGCTATCTCTCTACTATGGAAAATGTGGCCCATTTCGGTTTGGGGGCTGCGCAAAAGGTGGATGAGGTGCGCATCATCTGGCCGGACGGCAAAACCGAAATTTTGAAATATGTATCTGTTAATCAGGTGATTATGGCAGAATACGCCAAAGCAGGTGCACCGATTGCACCTGCCGATACAGCGGTTGAACAGCCCTTGTTTCAGGCACTCGGCGGCGATGAGGCCATCCAATACCGCCACGATGAACTGGATTATGTGGACTTCAATTTGCAAAAACTATTGCCGCACAAGTTGTCGCAATACGGCCCCGCACTGGCAGTTGCCGATGCAAACGGCGACGGTTTGGAAGACCTCTTCATTGGCGGCAGTAATCAGCGCAAAGGACGATTTTTTATACAAAAACCTGACGGCAAATTTCAGATGCAAGACCTGATTGCCGATGCGGACAGCAGCGCTAAAATTTACGAAGATATGGGCGTACTCTTTTTTGATGCCGACAGCGACGGCGACGATGACCTTTACATCGCCAGCGGCAGCAATGAGCAACCGCAGGGAACAGGTGCTTACCGCGACCGATTCTATCTGAACGAAAAAGGCAGGTTTATTTTGCAGCCACAGGCCATTCCCGAATTGCTGGTCAGCAAATCATGCGTGAAGGCTGCTGATTTTGACAGCGACGGCGACCTTGACTTATTTGTCGGCGGACGCAACTTCCCGCAGTTTTATCCCAAACCGGTGAGCAGTTTTTTGCTCCGCAACGACACGCAAAGCGGTGTGGTAAAATTCACCGATGTTACTGCCCAAGCAGCCCCCGAACTGATAGACATAGGCATGATTTGCGATGCGCTGTGGACAGATTTTGACAATGACGGCGACCATGACTTGTTGCTGGCGGGCGAGTGGATGCCGCTGACACTGTTCCGCAACGACAAGGGCAAACTGACCCGACAAAGCGGCAACGGCTTAGACCAACTCACAGGCTGGTGGAACAGTCTTGCAGGTGCTGACTTTGACAACGACGGCGATATTGACTACATCGCGGGTAATTTCGGGTTGAACAGCCTGTTTCGTCCTACTGCCGAGCGCCCCGTGCGGCTCTACTCCGCCGATTTTGACAAAAACGGCAGCTACGATGCCATTCCGACCGCCTATTTTCCCGACGATGCCGGTGTGCTTCGCGAGTTTCCGTTTTTTGGCCGAGACGACATGATGAAACAAATGATTTCCATCAAAGCCCGATTTACCAGCTACAAAGCCTTTGCTTCGGCAGGCATGGCCGAGTCGTTGGGTGCAGATACGCTGAAAATGGCAACCGTACATACGGCCAACTTTTTGGCATCGGCCTATGTTGAAAATAAAGGCAACGGGCAGTTTGAAACCAGGCAACTGCCGTTGGAAGCCCAGTACAGCCCTGTTTTCGGCATATTAGCCGATGATGTGGACGACGACGGCAATTTGGATGTTTTACTTGTAGGCAATGATTATGGCACCGAGGTGATGACAGGCAGACAGGATGCTTCTTACGGCTTGCTGTTGAAAGGCAAAGGCAACGGGGAATTTGAAGCCGCCAATTTCGCGCAGAGCGGCTGGTTCGTTCCCGAAGATGCGAAGGCATTGGTACAAATCAGCGGGGCAAACGGCCAGCCGCTGTATGTGGCAAGCCGCAACCGCAATACCCTGCTCACCTTCCGCAGCCGTGTCAATCGCCGCAAGGAGGTGCCGCCTGCCCGCGCCCATGCGGCTTTGCTGACGCTTGCTAACGGCAAAACCCGTCGCCATGAATTGTACATCGGCTCGTCGTTTCTTTCGCAAAGCAGCCGCTCTGTGTGGCAAGGTGCATCTGTGAAAAAAATCAACTTTTTACCGCAACAACAATGA
- a CDS encoding VOC family protein, whose product MKQSISILILCFLTFFDAMGQEKSVCCDAPAPVASGMIPQLTVKNLAQTVDFYSRVLGFEVLQSVRQSDELSYVLLKSGSVLLAFQLESYLKDKYPQLKAWKAGKGSALIIETSAINRFYERIKGRAEVISNLTVTFFGAQEFVITDPEGYVLIFRSAENPAGDK is encoded by the coding sequence ATGAAGCAGTCAATCAGCATACTTATCCTGTGTTTTTTAACTTTTTTTGACGCAATGGGGCAGGAAAAAAGCGTTTGTTGCGATGCGCCCGCGCCTGTGGCAAGCGGTATGATACCTCAACTGACGGTCAAAAATTTGGCACAAACAGTTGATTTTTACAGCCGAGTATTGGGATTTGAGGTGCTGCAATCGGTACGGCAAAGCGACGAGCTCTCCTACGTTTTGCTCAAATCGGGGAGTGTATTGCTGGCATTTCAGTTGGAAAGTTACCTGAAAGACAAATATCCGCAACTCAAAGCGTGGAAAGCCGGCAAAGGTTCGGCGCTCATCATAGAAACATCCGCCATCAATCGGTTTTACGAACGGATAAAAGGGCGGGCAGAAGTTATCAGCAACTTAACCGTTACTTTTTTCGGTGCGCAGGAGTTTGTGATAACCGACCCCGAAGGCTATGTGCTGATTTTCCGCTCGGCTGAAAATCCTGCGGGAGATAAGTGA
- a CDS encoding DUF2911 domain-containing protein, which translates to MKNTVVFFFLCLLMSFAAQAQDKQPASPAASVSEKVGNAIITINYSQPSVKGRKIWGGLVPYGQVWRTGANKATTFEVSQDVTIEGKKLAKGKYALFTIPGENEWTIIFNSKHDQWGAYDYKEAEDVLRVKVKPATADEHFEAMTFDINKDGVVSLLWEKMRVSFQVK; encoded by the coding sequence ATGAAAAACACAGTTGTATTTTTCTTTCTGTGCCTGCTGATGAGCTTTGCTGCTCAGGCACAAGACAAGCAACCTGCAAGCCCTGCGGCTTCGGTATCCGAAAAAGTCGGCAATGCAATAATTACGATTAATTATTCTCAGCCTTCCGTGAAAGGTCGCAAAATTTGGGGCGGACTCGTGCCATACGGGCAAGTGTGGCGCACGGGAGCCAACAAGGCCACAACCTTTGAAGTAAGCCAAGACGTTACCATTGAAGGTAAGAAATTAGCCAAAGGCAAGTATGCCCTGTTTACCATCCCCGGCGAAAATGAGTGGACAATCATTTTCAACAGCAAACACGACCAATGGGGTGCTTACGACTACAAAGAAGCCGAAGACGTGCTGCGCGTAAAAGTAAAACCTGCCACTGCCGATGAGCATTTTGAGGCCATGACTTTTGACATTAATAAAGACGGCGTTGTCAGCCTGTTGTGGGAAAAAATGCGGGTAAGTTTTCAGGTAAAATAA